One genomic region from Amphiprion ocellaris isolate individual 3 ecotype Okinawa chromosome 20, ASM2253959v1, whole genome shotgun sequence encodes:
- the LOC129347790 gene encoding putative hydro-lyase OCAR_7359/OCA5_c07590, with protein MQHSGSLDCLSPAELRLLIRQKDSRIRTTTGLADGYQQAGVVVLPNHLADDFEAFCRSNPAPLPLLYRSQSGETSCPPLAKHADIRRSLSFLLWSSLESGVGKLLTWPWRWTA; from the exons ATGCAGCATTCAGGTAGTTTAGATTGTCTGAGTCCTGCTGAGTTGAGGCTGTTAATCAGGCAGAAGGACTCCAGGATAAGAACCACGACGGGATTAGCTGATG GATACCAGCAGGCCGGTGTGGTCGTCCTGCCCAATCATCTAGCAGATGACTTTGAAGCCTTCTGTCGCAGTAATCCCGCCCCCTTGCCGCTCCTTTATCGCAGCCAATCAGGAGAGACTTCCTGTCCACCTCTGGCTAAACATGCTGACATAag GAGGAGTCTTTCCTTTCTACTCTGGTCAAGTTTGGAATCCGGAGTGGGAAAACTGCTCACCTGGCCATGGAGGTGGACGGCTTGA
- the LOC118470641 gene encoding uncharacterized protein LOC118470641 translates to METRRCFQKAPISEGTVRPNCSATDPQDVMNVQTQTSSLKDTLRISLSVELKAEEKSKFSVDLQEVESFHNEGDIELLDVESVHSDEDMDPQEVKSVHTLKDEKEEEDGDLQEVERIYTPIYIMSETLDSVQKDEKTPKSQKSREKFKLRVDVVVDSLLLYIFKEARYGRESEHFDTVSERLFKRVWAEVQDEDYDLSKRNFKKLNKGIYKKICKRLQTKDPKLLVNLLLWDCADDTVDSIIKEALMNPPKKSSIRSRMTGIFKRFSGTS, encoded by the coding sequence ATGGAAACCAGAAGATGCTTCCAGAAAGCACCGATCAGCGAGGGCACTGTTCGTCCAAACTGTTCAGCCACAGACCCTCAGGACGTGATGAACGTCCAAACTCAGACTTCCAGCTTGAAGGACACGCTCAGAATTTCTCTGAGTGTTGAACTCAAAGCTGAAGAAAAGTCCAAATTTAGTGTCGACCTTCAGGAGGTGGAATCATTCCACAATGAAGGAGACATAGAACTTCTGGATGTGGAATCAGTCCACAGTGACGAAGACATGGACCCTCAGGAGGTGAAATCAGTCCACACTCTGaaggatgaaaaagaagaagaagacggggATCTTCAGGAGGTGGAAAGAATCTACACTCCCATATATATAATGAGTGAGACACTCGACAGCGTCCAGAAGGatgaaaaaaccccaaaaagtcAGAAGTCAAGAGAAAAGTTTAAACTTCGTGTCGACGTAGTTGTCGATTCGCTGCTTCTTTACATCTTCAAAGAAGCTAGATACGGCAGAGAATCAGAACACTTTGACACTGTGTCTGAGCGGCTCTTCAAGAGAGTCTGGGCTGAAGTCCAGGATGAAGACTATGATCTGTCCAAACGCAACTTTAAAAAACTCAACAAGGGCATTTACAAGAAGATCTGCAAAAGGTTGCAAACCAAAGATCCAAAGCTTCTTGTGAACCTCTTGTTGTGGGACTGCGCGGATGACACAGTCGACTCCATTATCAAGGAAGCCCTGATGAACCCACCAAAGAAGTCTTCCATAAGATCCAGAATGACTGGAATCTTCAAGAGATTCTCTGGTACTTCCTGA